In Bradyrhizobium manausense, the sequence CATGGCCGCGAAGGCCTCGCCTGATGGCATCCTGGTTCCAAAAGTTTCAAGCATCGAAGATCTCCGGACCATCGGCCGCGATCTCGCCGGCCTCGGCGCCGCGCCGACCGTGAAGGTCTGGGCGATGATCGAGACCGCGCGTGCCGTGCTGCATGCCGAGGAACTGGCCGAGGCCGGTCGCGATCCCAAAACGCGCCTGTCAGGTTTCGTGTTCGGCCCGAACGACATCTCGCGCGAGACGCGCATCAAGATGATGCCCGGCCGCGCCGCAATGATCCCGATGATCACCCATTGCATCCTGGCAACGCGCGCCGCCGGCCTCGAGATCCTCGACGGCCCCTACAGCGACATTGCCAATCCCGACGGCTTCGCCACCGAATGCGCGCAAGGCCGCGACCTCGGCTTCGACGGCAAGACGCTGATCCATCCCTCGCAGATCGAGGCCTGCAACGCGATCTTCACTCCGCCCGAGGAGGAAGTCGCGCGCGCGCGAAAAATCATCGCCGCGTTCGAGCTTCCGGAAAACGTCTCGCGCGGCGCGATCCGCCTCGACGGCGCGATGGTGGAACGCCTGCA encodes:
- a CDS encoding HpcH/HpaI aldolase/citrate lyase family protein → MTRPRRSHLFMPGSNPRALEKARNLAADGLILDLEDSVAPDAKAAARDGIAAAIAAKGFGQREILIRTNGLDTPWWADDVAMAAKASPDGILVPKVSSIEDLRTIGRDLAGLGAAPTVKVWAMIETARAVLHAEELAEAGRDPKTRLSGFVFGPNDISRETRIKMMPGRAAMIPMITHCILATRAAGLEILDGPYSDIANPDGFATECAQGRDLGFDGKTLIHPSQIEACNAIFTPPEEEVARARKIIAAFELPENVSRGAIRLDGAMVERLHADMARRTIEIADAIAAMAKG